The Lysobacter sp. HDW10 genome window below encodes:
- a CDS encoding TlpA disulfide reductase family protein has protein sequence MTSPWRTYLKIVLAAFAGALIALLAAVLVDPKPWLLESTLGHKWLQAFLDWRAPVAPGTRRVREGDTVQSLALTTLEGQSTGLRAHLGPDYTVVNLWATWCGPCLKEMPALEAFARQQRNAKLIAIGMDEPDAVAQFLSRNPSKIPQLLAAAPPAFSPGELGNPAGVLPYSVLLDAKGTVIARRTGLFHSADDIRTWVATATR, from the coding sequence ATGACTTCGCCTTGGCGGACGTATCTCAAAATCGTTTTGGCGGCATTCGCCGGCGCGCTCATTGCCCTGCTCGCCGCGGTGCTTGTGGACCCCAAGCCATGGCTACTTGAGTCGACCTTGGGTCACAAGTGGTTGCAAGCTTTCTTGGATTGGCGCGCGCCCGTCGCGCCCGGCACGCGTCGTGTTCGCGAAGGTGACACGGTGCAATCCCTTGCGCTCACCACCTTAGAGGGCCAGTCGACCGGTTTGCGCGCCCACCTCGGGCCCGACTACACCGTCGTCAATCTATGGGCCACTTGGTGTGGCCCCTGCTTGAAAGAGATGCCGGCCTTGGAGGCCTTTGCACGCCAGCAGCGGAATGCCAAGTTGATTGCCATTGGCATGGATGAGCCCGACGCTGTAGCGCAGTTCCTCTCGCGAAATCCGAGCAAAATCCCGCAACTCCTAGCAGCCGCGCCGCCGGCATTTTCGCCGGGCGAACTTGGAAACCCGGCAGGCGTATTGCCCTATTCCGTGCTGTTGGACGCCAAGGGCACGGTCATTGCGCGCCGAACCGGCCTATTCCATTCGGCCGACGACATCCGGACTTGGGTGGCAACGGCGACGCGATAA
- the groL gene encoding chaperonin GroEL (60 kDa chaperone family; promotes refolding of misfolded polypeptides especially under stressful conditions; forms two stacked rings of heptamers to form a barrel-shaped 14mer; ends can be capped by GroES; misfolded proteins enter the barrel where they are refolded when GroES binds): MAAKDIRFGEDARSRMVRGVNVLANAVKATLGPKGRNVVLQKSYGAPTITKDGVSVAKEIELADAFENMGAQMVKEVASKTSDNAGDGTTTATVLAAALIREGMKGVAAGMNPMDLKRGIDKAVAAAIDELKKMSKPTADDKAIAQVGTISANSDESIGNIIADAMKKVGKEGVITVEEGSGLDNELDVVEGMQFDRGYLSPYFINNQQSMSAELDDPFILLHDKKISNVRDLLPVLEGVAKAGKPLLIVAEEVEGEALATLVVNTIRGIVKVCAVKAPGFGDRRKAMLEDMAILTGGTVISEEVGLSLEKATIKDLGRAKKVQVSKENTTIIDGAGESSGIEARIKQIKAQIEETSSDYDREKLQERVAKLAGGVAVIKVGASTEIEMKEKKARVEDALHATRAAVEEGIVPGGGVALVRALTAIKGLKGINEDQNHGIEIAMRSMEAPLREIVTNAGEEPSVILNRVKEGTGNFGYNAATGEFVDMVESGILDPTKVTRTALQNAASIAGLMITTEAMVAEAPKKDEPAMPGAGGMGGMGGMDF; the protein is encoded by the coding sequence ATGGCTGCAAAAGATATCCGCTTCGGTGAAGACGCACGTTCGCGCATGGTGCGCGGCGTCAACGTGCTCGCTAACGCCGTGAAAGCAACGCTCGGCCCGAAGGGTCGTAACGTCGTCCTGCAAAAGAGCTACGGCGCACCGACCATCACTAAGGATGGCGTCTCGGTCGCTAAGGAAATCGAATTGGCTGATGCGTTCGAAAACATGGGCGCACAAATGGTGAAGGAAGTCGCTTCGAAGACCTCCGACAACGCCGGTGACGGCACCACCACCGCAACCGTGCTTGCTGCCGCGTTGATTCGCGAAGGCATGAAGGGCGTTGCCGCCGGCATGAACCCGATGGACCTCAAGCGCGGCATCGACAAGGCCGTCGCTGCTGCCATCGATGAACTGAAGAAAATGAGCAAGCCGACCGCAGACGACAAGGCGATTGCCCAAGTCGGCACGATCTCGGCCAACTCCGACGAATCGATCGGCAACATCATCGCCGACGCGATGAAGAAGGTCGGTAAAGAAGGCGTCATCACGGTTGAAGAAGGTTCGGGTCTCGACAACGAACTCGACGTCGTGGAAGGCATGCAGTTCGATCGCGGCTACCTCTCGCCGTACTTCATCAACAACCAACAATCAATGTCGGCTGAACTCGACGACCCGTTCATCCTCTTGCACGACAAGAAGATCTCGAACGTGCGCGACTTGCTGCCCGTGCTCGAAGGCGTGGCGAAGGCTGGCAAGCCGTTGTTGATCGTCGCTGAAGAAGTGGAAGGCGAAGCGCTCGCTACGCTCGTCGTCAACACCATTCGCGGCATCGTCAAGGTGTGTGCAGTGAAGGCACCGGGCTTCGGCGACCGTCGCAAGGCGATGCTCGAAGACATGGCCATCCTCACCGGCGGTACTGTGATTTCGGAAGAAGTGGGTCTGTCGCTTGAAAAAGCAACGATCAAAGACCTCGGCCGCGCCAAAAAGGTGCAAGTGTCGAAGGAAAACACCACGATCATCGACGGCGCAGGCGAAAGCAGCGGCATCGAAGCACGCATCAAGCAAATCAAGGCGCAAATCGAAGAAACCTCTTCGGATTACGACCGTGAAAAGCTGCAAGAACGTGTCGCCAAGTTGGCCGGCGGTGTGGCGGTGATCAAGGTCGGTGCATCGACTGAAATCGAAATGAAAGAAAAGAAGGCACGCGTTGAAGACGCCTTGCACGCAACCCGTGCAGCAGTCGAAGAAGGCATCGTGCCGGGCGGCGGTGTTGCGCTGGTGCGTGCACTGACGGCCATCAAGGGCTTGAAGGGCATCAACGAAGACCAAAACCACGGTATCGAAATTGCCATGCGTTCGATGGAAGCGCCGTTGCGCGAAATCGTCACCAACGCGGGTGAAGAGCCGTCGGTCATCCTCAACCGCGTCAAGGAAGGCACAGGTAATTTCGGCTACAACGCCGCCACCGGTGAATTCGTCGACATGGTTGAATCGGGCATCTTGGATCCGACCAAGGTCACACGCACCGCGTTGCAAAACGCAGCTTCGATCGCCGGTCTGATGATCACCACCGAAGCCATGGTCGCTGAAGCACCGAAGAAAGACGAGCCGGCGATGCCGGGCGCAGGTGGCATGGGCGGCATGGGCGGTATGGATTTCTGA
- a CDS encoding NAD(P)/FAD-dependent oxidoreductase, whose translation MSTNATSDILILGGGHNGLVCAAYLAAAGLSVRVLERRDIVGGAAVTEEFHPGFRNSVASYTVSLLNPKVIRDLRLAEHGLRIVERPYSNFLPLPNGDHFKGGAHTESELQRLCPQDIPNWHLYNARMDRIVAVLRELVRMTPPNIGDRIEFADWLASASLARKLKHLDLQARRDLLDMFTKSAGELLDDYFRCEPLKAILGWDSVVGSFNSPYTPGSAYVLLHHLFGEVNGKVGQWGHAMGGMGAITEAMRKACVERGVVIETGAAVSRVIVKSGQAIGAETSDGRRFDARCVVSNIGPKPLYQTLIEPQHLPEEQHARIRRYRVGSGTFRMNVALNELPNFTAAPGTHLQAHHQTGILIGPSLAYFEQAFVDAKTREHNPGWSRKPIVEVCISSALDDTLAPPGQHVASLFCQHVAREVAGGWDTHASAVADLMIETVDAYAPNFKRSILRRDVLSPLELERRIGLAGGDIFHGTLGLDQMFSARPLLGQGNYRGALKGLYLCGAGTHPGGGVTGLPGRNAAREILKDLKRGPRPD comes from the coding sequence ATGAGCACGAACGCTACCAGCGATATCTTGATTCTCGGCGGTGGGCATAACGGTCTGGTCTGCGCCGCGTACTTAGCCGCAGCCGGTCTGTCGGTACGTGTGCTCGAACGTCGCGATATTGTCGGCGGTGCCGCGGTTACGGAGGAATTTCATCCCGGTTTCCGCAATTCCGTGGCGAGTTATACGGTGAGCCTGCTCAACCCGAAGGTCATTCGTGACTTGCGACTGGCCGAGCACGGCCTTCGCATCGTCGAACGCCCGTACTCAAACTTTCTGCCACTCCCCAACGGCGACCATTTCAAAGGTGGGGCGCACACAGAATCAGAATTGCAACGTCTCTGTCCACAAGACATCCCGAACTGGCACCTCTACAACGCGCGCATGGATCGCATCGTTGCGGTGCTGCGCGAACTGGTGCGCATGACACCACCGAATATCGGTGACCGAATTGAGTTCGCGGATTGGCTGGCCAGTGCAAGCTTGGCGCGCAAACTGAAACATCTCGACCTGCAAGCCCGGCGTGATTTGTTAGACATGTTCACCAAATCTGCCGGCGAGCTTTTGGATGACTATTTCCGTTGCGAACCCCTTAAGGCGATTTTGGGCTGGGATTCTGTGGTGGGATCTTTCAATAGCCCGTATACGCCGGGCAGTGCCTATGTCTTGTTGCACCACCTGTTTGGCGAGGTCAACGGCAAGGTTGGACAATGGGGCCACGCGATGGGGGGCATGGGCGCTATCACCGAGGCGATGCGCAAGGCGTGCGTTGAACGGGGCGTCGTTATTGAGACAGGCGCAGCTGTCTCGCGTGTGATCGTGAAGTCTGGTCAGGCCATCGGCGCAGAAACGAGTGACGGACGACGCTTCGACGCGCGCTGCGTCGTCTCCAACATCGGACCGAAGCCGCTGTATCAAACCTTGATCGAACCGCAGCACTTGCCTGAAGAACAACACGCGCGCATTCGGCGCTATCGGGTGGGTTCTGGCACCTTCCGCATGAATGTGGCCTTGAATGAGCTCCCGAACTTTACAGCGGCGCCCGGCACGCACCTTCAGGCGCACCATCAAACGGGCATTTTGATTGGTCCGTCTCTTGCCTATTTTGAGCAAGCCTTCGTTGACGCAAAAACGCGCGAACACAACCCGGGTTGGTCACGCAAACCGATCGTCGAAGTGTGTATTTCTTCTGCCCTAGACGACACCTTGGCACCCCCCGGACAGCATGTGGCCAGTTTGTTTTGTCAGCACGTTGCGCGCGAGGTGGCAGGCGGTTGGGATACGCACGCCTCAGCGGTCGCTGACCTGATGATCGAAACCGTGGATGCCTATGCGCCCAACTTCAAACGCAGCATCTTGAGAAGAGATGTGCTGTCGCCTTTGGAACTCGAGCGAAGAATTGGCTTGGCGGGCGGCGACATCTTTCACGGGACCTTGGGGTTGGACCAAATGTTTTCTGCGCGGCCGTTGCTCGGTCAAGGCAACTATCGCGGTGCACTCAAGGGCCTGTACTTGTGCGGCGCGGGCACGCATCCTGGCGGCGGCGTGACCGGCCTGCCCGGGCGCAATGCTGCGCGGGAGATTTTGAAGGATTTGAAGCGCGGGCCACGCCCTGACTGA
- the recQ gene encoding DNA helicase RecQ, producing MNFVRDAAADPALDVLRNVWGYQSFRGRQHDIVRHVADGGDALVLMPTGGGKSLCYQVPALMRPGCAIVVSPLIALMQDQVEALHQLGIEAAYLNSSLSLQEAQWVEQRFLSGDLKMLYVAPERLLTSRFLELMARAPVSLFAIDEAHCVSQWGHDFRPEYRQLTLLHERWPHIPRIALTATADPATQAEIIERLQLEDAAQFASSFDRPNIRYTIVEKNDARRQLLDFLASHAGASGIVYAMSRRKVEDTAAYLQTKGFNALPYHAGMAPEVRALNQRRFLREDGILMVATIAFGMGIDKPDVRFVAHVDLPKSVEGYYQETGRAGRDGEPAEAWMAYGLGDVVNLRKMIESSEAEDARKWLERRKLDALLGYCETLGCRRQRLLASFGEVMPAPCSNCDNCLNPPEAWDATEPARMALSCAFRCGQRFGASHLIDVLRGDSSERITQLGHDAVSTYGIGAEIDTNTWRSIFRQLVSLGLLQTDSHGGLYLAPESRALLKGEQTLMLRREQARVSRQRRAAMANPNGAQAWMSADARVLFEQLRELRSTLARDQSVPPYVIFHDKTLREIATARPESLSALGMIEGMGPKKLAAYGAQVLGVVSPA from the coding sequence ATGAATTTTGTCCGCGACGCTGCTGCCGACCCCGCACTCGACGTGCTTCGCAATGTGTGGGGGTACCAATCTTTCCGTGGGCGCCAGCATGACATCGTGCGTCATGTGGCAGACGGCGGTGACGCGCTTGTCCTGATGCCCACCGGCGGCGGCAAGTCCTTGTGCTACCAAGTGCCTGCCTTGATGCGGCCCGGCTGCGCGATTGTGGTGTCACCATTGATTGCGTTGATGCAAGACCAAGTCGAGGCCTTGCATCAGCTCGGTATTGAAGCGGCGTACTTGAATTCGAGTTTGTCCTTACAAGAGGCGCAATGGGTCGAGCAGCGCTTCTTGTCGGGTGACTTGAAGATGCTCTATGTCGCTCCAGAGCGATTGCTGACCTCGCGCTTCCTTGAGCTGATGGCGCGCGCGCCGGTCTCTTTGTTTGCCATTGATGAGGCGCACTGCGTGTCTCAGTGGGGCCATGATTTTCGTCCTGAGTATCGGCAGCTCACCTTGCTTCACGAGCGCTGGCCGCACATTCCGCGCATTGCATTGACGGCGACTGCTGACCCTGCGACACAAGCAGAAATCATCGAGCGACTGCAGTTGGAAGACGCGGCGCAATTCGCCAGCAGTTTCGACCGGCCGAACATTCGCTACACGATCGTTGAGAAGAACGACGCGCGTCGACAGCTGTTGGATTTTCTGGCGAGTCATGCCGGTGCGTCGGGCATCGTCTACGCGATGTCGCGGCGCAAGGTGGAAGACACAGCGGCGTACTTGCAAACAAAGGGTTTCAATGCCCTGCCTTATCACGCCGGCATGGCACCTGAAGTACGTGCATTGAATCAACGTCGGTTCTTGCGCGAAGACGGCATTCTGATGGTGGCAACGATTGCGTTCGGCATGGGCATCGACAAGCCCGATGTGCGTTTTGTGGCGCACGTCGATTTGCCGAAATCGGTAGAGGGCTACTACCAGGAGACAGGTCGTGCAGGGCGAGATGGCGAACCCGCCGAGGCGTGGATGGCCTACGGCTTGGGCGATGTCGTGAATCTGCGCAAGATGATTGAGTCTTCGGAAGCAGAAGATGCGCGCAAATGGTTGGAACGTCGCAAGTTGGATGCACTGCTCGGCTACTGCGAAACGCTCGGTTGTCGCAGACAACGCTTGCTCGCGAGCTTTGGCGAAGTGATGCCGGCGCCGTGCAGCAATTGCGACAATTGTTTGAACCCACCCGAAGCCTGGGATGCCACCGAGCCTGCACGCATGGCATTGAGTTGTGCGTTTCGCTGTGGTCAACGCTTCGGTGCATCGCATTTGATTGATGTCTTGCGCGGCGACAGCTCAGAACGCATCACGCAACTGGGCCATGATGCTGTCAGCACCTATGGCATCGGTGCCGAGATCGACACGAATACATGGCGCAGCATTTTCAGACAACTTGTTTCGCTCGGCTTGTTGCAAACCGATAGTCACGGTGGATTGTATTTGGCGCCAGAATCGCGCGCGCTGTTGAAAGGCGAGCAGACCTTGATGTTGCGTAGAGAGCAGGCACGCGTTAGCCGACAACGTCGCGCGGCGATGGCGAATCCGAACGGTGCCCAGGCATGGATGTCTGCGGATGCGCGCGTCCTGTTCGAACAGTTGCGCGAACTGCGGTCGACGTTGGCGCGCGATCAGAGTGTGCCGCCGTATGTGATCTTCCATGACAAGACCTTGCGCGAGATCGCCACCGCACGGCCGGAAAGCTTGTCCGCGCTCGGCATGATTGAAGGGATGGGCCCTAAAAAGTTGGCGGCGTATGGTGCGCAAGTATTGGGTGTTGTGTCGCCCGCCTAA
- the groES gene encoding co-chaperone GroES encodes MNLKPLHDRVVVKPVEAEELSSGGILIPDNAKEKPTKGEVVAVGPGKALDNGNTRSMTVKVGDKVIYGQYAGSAYKHEGTEYKVVKEDDILAIVG; translated from the coding sequence ATGAACCTGAAGCCGCTCCACGACCGCGTCGTCGTCAAGCCTGTGGAAGCCGAAGAACTGTCATCCGGTGGCATCTTGATCCCCGATAACGCCAAAGAAAAGCCGACCAAGGGCGAAGTGGTCGCAGTCGGTCCGGGCAAGGCCCTCGACAACGGCAACACCCGTTCGATGACGGTGAAGGTCGGTGACAAGGTCATCTACGGCCAGTACGCCGGCAGCGCCTACAAGCACGAAGGCACCGAATACAAAGTTGTGAAGGAAGACGACATCCTCGCGATCGTCGGCTAA
- a CDS encoding histidine kinase codes for MFKSLIFVLRIAIAWGAAIFLAVVVYSSLPLLGNFELPAILFVMGTSGLVLAGAFSHLRRVKLIAGKVTSETLANRQKRQIEIPFEAGEAFDLLDAAVRELPGVERIQSARDSLQIKAKVARPDTYGEKELPRWNPLRWFGQPRNQLQATVTPAGESGSVTLICEPDHPAWRDWFLVDDGTNYENAEAIVRALTRRIGERRRGERMDAVQTATQKELTEAKLHLLHAQVEPHFLYNTLASAQLLTRSDPERAEMMLGHLIQYLRRSLPDTGDGMSTLGAELERALAYLEILKIRMGERLNVQVDVPDVLRGTALPSMMLQTLVENAIKHGLEPRTGGGTIWIRARATEEGVAVTVADDGEGFNTKTSGTGIGLKNIRERLRLRFAGVANLSVIANFPSGVAATLTVPAATDAHNGGNSHA; via the coding sequence ATGTTCAAGAGCCTGATCTTTGTTTTACGCATCGCCATAGCATGGGGCGCCGCCATCTTCTTGGCCGTCGTCGTGTATTCGAGCTTACCCTTGCTCGGCAATTTCGAACTGCCGGCCATCCTGTTTGTGATGGGCACCTCCGGCTTGGTGCTCGCCGGCGCCTTCTCACACCTTCGTCGCGTGAAATTGATCGCGGGGAAAGTGACAAGCGAAACATTGGCAAATCGCCAAAAGCGCCAGATCGAAATTCCGTTTGAGGCCGGTGAAGCCTTTGACCTGCTTGATGCTGCGGTGCGTGAACTGCCGGGCGTCGAACGCATTCAGAGCGCGCGCGACAGTTTGCAAATCAAAGCAAAAGTGGCGCGTCCGGATACCTATGGTGAAAAGGAACTCCCGCGTTGGAATCCGCTGCGTTGGTTCGGTCAGCCGCGCAATCAGTTGCAAGCCACGGTCACGCCTGCAGGTGAAAGCGGAAGCGTCACCTTGATTTGTGAGCCCGATCATCCCGCGTGGCGTGATTGGTTCTTGGTGGATGACGGCACGAACTATGAAAATGCCGAAGCGATTGTGCGTGCACTCACCCGACGCATTGGTGAACGCCGTCGTGGCGAACGCATGGATGCCGTGCAAACAGCAACGCAGAAAGAACTGACTGAAGCAAAATTGCATTTGCTGCACGCACAAGTCGAGCCGCATTTTTTGTATAACACCTTGGCCAGTGCGCAACTGCTGACGCGCAGTGACCCGGAGCGTGCGGAAATGATGCTCGGTCATTTGATTCAGTACTTGCGTCGTTCCTTGCCGGATACCGGTGATGGCATGTCGACCCTGGGTGCAGAACTGGAACGCGCGTTGGCGTATTTGGAAATCCTGAAGATCCGCATGGGTGAACGTTTGAACGTGCAAGTGGATGTGCCCGACGTGCTGCGCGGCACTGCCCTGCCGTCGATGATGCTGCAAACCTTGGTAGAGAACGCCATTAAACACGGTTTGGAACCGCGCACCGGCGGCGGCACGATTTGGATTCGTGCGCGCGCCACTGAAGAAGGCGTCGCCGTTACAGTGGCCGACGATGGAGAAGGTTTCAACACGAAAACATCAGGCACGGGCATTGGCTTGAAGAATATTCGTGAACGTCTGCGTCTACGTTTCGCCGGTGTCGCGAACTTGTCCGTGATTGCAAACTTTCCTTCGGGTGTTGCCGCAACCTTGACCGTGCCGGCAGCGACCGACGCACACAACGGAGGCAATTCTCATGCATGA
- a CDS encoding protein-disulfide reductase DsbD: MNRPAMPSFAARSSAVLTRSLSRWLLALALALPSTLAFAQLTPQDLPPVDQVFKLQAEPGPGQSIVLRWQIEPGYYLYRHQFKFSTTAPGVTLGSAKIPTGEKHHDEFFGNVETYRSQLSVTVPVDAPAGTRAIALRVKYQGCADVGVCYPPQIRNLSVTLGQSAEPQGDAGFQALAGKFGASSNPLLGKSGKAAPLPPAQAFKADAIADGGDRLLIRLTPATDYYLYKNQTKFKLKADGVSLDEVQWPKATLHRDAYFGNVPVYFNEVDVPITLKRSHARGVDATLDIELQGCQNNGICYEPMHRTFKISLPESGVKTQARADETTVEAPAPAVDAVTASAAQVVSVDGATTAPATSMPSESAAVSLASPSLDAASAIEKISIWKALLLALLGGLILNLMPCVLPVLSMKAVSLAQSGSDQKAMRQHVFAYASGVVLSMLALGGIVLALRGLASQSTLAWGFQMQQPAVVLILALFVLAFGLSLSGVWQPNFVLPGAAQRAVTAQGLKGDFATGVLAVVLATPCTAPFMGAALGYAFFAPPLQAALVFVALGIGLALPFLLIAWIPALGRLIPKPGAWTNTFKKVMALPMYATVAWLCWLLFQQRGWMAVVIFAVLAVALLWVLRDTRQYLPSTLRRWSPRLVFAALVIAVATFLHGSMASKSRPLTEAAYRLPNGLQAEPYSAERLLALRKAGTVVFVDVTADWCITCKVNERAVLFTPAFKAMFEQQGAVYMIADNTEPNDAIGAFLRTHHAVGLPLYVVYPANGGNGRVLPTVLTQQLVTDALNSAAAR, from the coding sequence ATGAATAGACCCGCGATGCCCTCTTTTGCCGCGCGATCCAGCGCCGTTTTGACCCGTTCGCTTTCACGCTGGCTGCTAGCCCTTGCGCTGGCTTTGCCGTCGACGCTGGCGTTCGCGCAACTGACGCCGCAAGATTTGCCGCCGGTCGATCAGGTGTTCAAGCTTCAAGCCGAGCCCGGCCCCGGTCAGTCCATCGTGCTGCGCTGGCAGATCGAACCGGGCTATTACTTGTATCGCCATCAATTCAAGTTCAGTACGACCGCGCCGGGTGTGACCTTAGGCAGCGCAAAAATTCCGACAGGCGAAAAACACCACGACGAATTTTTCGGCAATGTAGAAACGTATCGGTCGCAACTGTCAGTCACCGTTCCGGTCGATGCGCCCGCTGGCACCCGCGCGATTGCGCTGCGTGTGAAGTATCAAGGCTGTGCAGATGTTGGCGTGTGCTATCCACCGCAAATCCGCAATCTATCCGTGACGCTCGGACAATCAGCCGAGCCACAAGGGGATGCAGGCTTTCAAGCGCTTGCCGGAAAATTTGGCGCAAGTTCGAATCCGCTGCTGGGCAAATCAGGCAAAGCCGCACCGCTACCGCCTGCGCAAGCGTTCAAAGCAGATGCCATTGCAGATGGTGGCGATCGCTTACTGATTCGCTTAACGCCCGCGACGGACTACTACTTATATAAGAACCAAACCAAGTTCAAGCTGAAAGCTGACGGCGTGTCTTTGGATGAAGTGCAGTGGCCCAAAGCGACCCTGCACCGTGATGCCTACTTTGGCAATGTGCCCGTCTATTTCAATGAAGTGGATGTACCGATCACGCTGAAGCGTAGCCATGCGCGTGGCGTTGACGCCACCTTGGACATCGAACTACAAGGCTGTCAGAACAACGGCATCTGCTACGAGCCGATGCATCGTACTTTCAAAATTTCTTTGCCTGAGTCGGGCGTAAAAACCCAAGCGCGCGCAGATGAGACAACGGTTGAAGCGCCTGCACCTGCAGTGGATGCAGTGACGGCATCTGCCGCACAAGTGGTGTCTGTGGACGGTGCGACGACGGCACCTGCCACGTCGATGCCAAGCGAAAGCGCAGCTGTTTCGCTTGCCTCGCCTTCGTTGGACGCTGCCTCTGCCATTGAAAAGATTTCAATTTGGAAAGCACTGCTGTTGGCGCTGCTGGGCGGTCTCATTCTCAACCTGATGCCGTGCGTTTTGCCTGTGCTGTCGATGAAAGCGGTGTCACTTGCACAATCAGGCAGCGACCAAAAAGCCATGCGTCAACATGTCTTCGCTTACGCAAGCGGTGTTGTGCTCAGCATGTTGGCTTTGGGGGGCATTGTATTGGCCTTGCGTGGATTGGCTTCGCAAAGCACTTTGGCTTGGGGCTTCCAAATGCAACAGCCTGCGGTCGTGCTGATACTCGCATTGTTCGTGCTCGCCTTCGGGCTGTCGCTCTCGGGTGTGTGGCAACCGAATTTCGTGTTGCCTGGCGCCGCACAGCGTGCCGTGACGGCACAAGGGCTGAAGGGTGATTTCGCAACAGGTGTTTTGGCCGTGGTTTTGGCGACGCCCTGCACTGCGCCGTTCATGGGTGCCGCTTTGGGTTATGCCTTCTTCGCACCCCCGCTGCAAGCGGCCTTGGTCTTCGTGGCGCTCGGTATTGGGCTCGCGCTCCCGTTCTTGTTGATCGCTTGGATCCCGGCACTTGGACGCCTTATTCCGAAGCCGGGCGCATGGACAAACACCTTCAAGAAAGTGATGGCGTTGCCGATGTATGCCACCGTCGCGTGGCTATGTTGGTTGCTGTTCCAACAGCGAGGGTGGATGGCGGTTGTCATCTTTGCCGTTTTGGCCGTGGCTTTGTTGTGGGTTTTGCGTGACACACGTCAGTACCTGCCTTCGACATTGCGTCGCTGGTCACCGCGTCTGGTTTTTGCCGCACTGGTGATTGCCGTGGCGACGTTCTTGCATGGGTCGATGGCGTCGAAGTCGCGCCCGCTGACTGAAGCGGCATATCGATTACCCAACGGCTTGCAAGCAGAACCGTATTCTGCGGAGCGCTTGTTGGCATTGCGCAAGGCGGGCACGGTGGTGTTTGTCGATGTCACCGCTGACTGGTGCATTACCTGCAAGGTCAACGAACGCGCGGTGTTGTTTACGCCTGCTTTCAAAGCGATGTTCGAGCAGCAAGGTGCGGTGTACATGATCGCCGACAACACGGAACCCAACGACGCGATTGGGGCGTTCTTGCGCACACATCACGCAGTCGGCTTGCCCTTGTATGTGGTGTATCCGGCCAATGGCGGCAATGGCCGCGTGTTGCCGACGGTGCTGACGCAGCAACTTGTGACGGATGCATTAAATAGCGCGGCGGCACGATGA
- a CDS encoding LytTR family DNA-binding domain-containing protein: MHEHTAGHVPTCVIAEDETLLRQALVTELAQAWPELSIVAECEDGASALEAIAEHRPDVAFLDIRMPGLTGIEVAAAAAEASPATHIVFVTAYNQYAIEAFDKGAVDYLLKPVEPERLAATVARLQARSTQPDLSSLKSLFDRLGPLPRSAGAPEPLTWLTASAGRETRLVLVEDVIYFRADQKYTTVVTAEGESLLRTPLKELMPRLDSSAFKQIHRSTIVNLRAIAGIVRDESGRGTVRLRGRDETLQISQPFMALFKTM, translated from the coding sequence ATGCATGAGCACACTGCTGGCCACGTACCCACGTGCGTCATTGCCGAGGACGAAACGCTGTTGCGTCAAGCACTGGTCACGGAACTCGCACAGGCGTGGCCTGAACTATCGATCGTCGCGGAATGCGAAGACGGTGCGAGTGCACTGGAGGCGATTGCCGAACACCGACCGGACGTCGCATTTCTAGACATTCGCATGCCGGGCCTCACCGGTATTGAAGTGGCCGCAGCGGCGGCGGAAGCGAGCCCCGCTACACACATCGTGTTTGTGACCGCGTACAACCAATACGCGATCGAAGCGTTCGATAAAGGCGCTGTGGACTACCTATTGAAACCGGTTGAACCGGAACGATTGGCGGCCACGGTGGCGCGCTTGCAAGCCCGAAGCACGCAACCCGATCTTTCATCATTGAAGTCACTGTTTGATCGATTGGGCCCACTGCCTCGGTCGGCCGGCGCGCCCGAACCTCTGACTTGGCTCACCGCCAGCGCAGGGCGTGAAACACGTTTGGTCTTGGTGGAAGACGTGATCTATTTTCGCGCCGATCAGAAGTACACGACTGTCGTGACTGCAGAAGGAGAATCCTTGCTGCGAACGCCGCTCAAAGAATTGATGCCAAGGCTTGATTCAAGTGCCTTCAAGCAAATTCACCGATCGACCATCGTCAACCTACGTGCCATTGCAGGCATTGTGCGTGACGAATCCGGCCGAGGCACGGTGCGCTTGCGAGGACGCGACGAGACGCTGCAAATTAGCCAACCCTTCATGGCGTTGTTCAAGACCATGTAA